Proteins encoded by one window of Cylindrospermum stagnale PCC 7417:
- a CDS encoding PAS domain-containing protein, with translation MFPEIVSDLIDQIIVVGAEIQRSEQLLSQQADTEPLMIWMAGSDGVYHYFNAVWGEFTGQCLDTDRFVSALAEDNSNIWACCVHPEDRQRCEDRYHTAFAVHDSFQRQYRLRHQSGEYRWILDTAVPRFAADGSFLGYVGYLVDFTDVEIKEIPTQESEVRLRLALNRAQMGVWDWQITTGKFNLSQGTDALFGMNPGDFAGTYEAFLNCIHHEDRHSVTEAMHNSVVDGSNCDIDFRIVLGDCTVHWLQIQGNVLRNKNGKSVLMMGAVMSITKRKLTEAALEAANQNLKATVEKQAIELETALKQLQSEIKQRCQAEAQLCQKNSQLAAILQSLPDLYFRLDADGNVLDYQVGKTQNLSSESGVFQVQQILEFFPPAVRVRFQEAITQVLATKSSVSFDYTLPPPFAKGHIQASLSPLPEQQIIVLVRDHSESTQASAANFQAIAQREALINQIANQIRASLELNSILETAVQEIHKIFQIDRCAFVWYRQNTDLPYWEVVSEAKYPHLKTLLGFKPTNAEIGPIATKVLNKEIIQIDHVATELDPIARQFFSDLGFTAFMSLPIHTQCGEIGAFTCSYCSGFRPWQESEVELLQAVSVQLAIAIDQAKLYQQSRTAAITAEQKAQQLEVALVELSSTQAQLIQTEKMSSLGHLVAGVAHEINNPVNFIYGNISHASEYISDLLHLIELYQQHYVAVPEIQQEIEAIDLDFLSEDLPKILDSMNMGAERIRQIVLSLRNFSRLDEAGMKPVDIHEGIDNTLLLLQNRLKAKLGCPEIKVSKEYGNLPEVNCYAAQLNQVFMNLLVNAIDALEESSVKGEMTEKPKIRIRTLIQKGDCAERSAGGDRLIISIADNGPGMSAEVKNRLFDPFFTTKPVGKGTGIGLSISYQIVVEKHLGKLECISAPGEGAQFVVTIPLK, from the coding sequence GTGTTTCCGGAAATAGTATCAGACTTGATCGACCAAATCATAGTTGTAGGGGCAGAAATACAACGGTCGGAGCAACTACTTTCCCAGCAGGCAGATACAGAACCTCTGATGATTTGGATGGCTGGAAGTGATGGAGTTTACCACTACTTCAATGCAGTTTGGGGGGAATTTACGGGACAATGTCTGGACACAGACCGCTTTGTATCGGCGCTAGCAGAAGATAACAGCAACATTTGGGCTTGTTGCGTACACCCAGAAGATAGGCAGCGGTGTGAAGATAGATATCACACAGCATTTGCGGTGCATGATTCGTTCCAGAGACAATATCGCCTGCGTCATCAGTCGGGCGAATACCGCTGGATTTTAGATACAGCAGTGCCACGGTTTGCAGCAGATGGTAGTTTTCTCGGTTATGTCGGTTATCTTGTGGATTTTACAGATGTAGAAATCAAAGAAATACCAACTCAAGAAAGTGAAGTTAGGTTACGGCTAGCGCTGAATAGGGCGCAGATGGGAGTGTGGGATTGGCAAATTACCACGGGGAAATTTAATTTGTCCCAGGGTACAGATGCTTTGTTTGGCATGAACCCCGGAGATTTTGCTGGTACTTATGAGGCGTTTCTCAACTGCATCCATCATGAGGATCGGCACTCGGTAACGGAGGCGATGCATAACTCTGTTGTCGATGGCTCTAACTGCGATATTGACTTTCGGATTGTCTTAGGCGATTGCACTGTGCATTGGTTGCAGATTCAAGGTAATGTTTTGCGGAACAAAAACGGGAAATCAGTATTGATGATGGGTGCAGTCATGTCGATTACTAAGCGTAAATTGACAGAAGCTGCACTAGAAGCGGCCAATCAAAACCTTAAAGCTACTGTCGAAAAACAGGCAATAGAGTTAGAAACAGCACTGAAGCAACTGCAAAGCGAAATCAAACAACGCTGCCAAGCTGAAGCACAGTTATGCCAAAAAAATTCTCAACTTGCAGCTATTTTACAATCGCTTCCCGATTTATACTTTCGTCTTGATGCTGATGGCAATGTCCTAGATTATCAGGTGGGAAAGACACAGAATTTATCTAGCGAATCAGGAGTTTTTCAAGTCCAGCAGATACTGGAGTTTTTCCCACCTGCTGTGAGAGTTCGCTTTCAAGAAGCAATAACTCAAGTACTGGCGACTAAATCTTCAGTCAGTTTTGACTATACTTTACCACCGCCATTCGCCAAGGGTCATATTCAAGCGAGTTTATCACCATTGCCAGAACAACAAATCATTGTTCTTGTGCGTGATCACAGCGAAAGTACACAAGCATCGGCAGCTAATTTTCAAGCGATCGCTCAACGGGAAGCCCTGATCAATCAGATAGCCAACCAAATCCGAGCTTCTTTGGAACTCAATTCGATTTTAGAAACTGCTGTCCAGGAAATCCACAAAATATTCCAAATTGATCGTTGCGCCTTTGTCTGGTATCGACAAAACACAGATCTACCCTACTGGGAGGTTGTCTCTGAGGCTAAATATCCCCACCTCAAGACTCTGCTAGGTTTCAAACCGACTAATGCAGAAATTGGGCCAATAGCCACAAAAGTCTTGAATAAAGAAATCATTCAAATTGATCATGTGGCAACTGAGCTTGATCCGATAGCACGGCAGTTTTTTAGTGATCTTGGCTTCACTGCCTTTATGTCATTGCCTATACATACTCAATGTGGTGAAATTGGTGCGTTTACCTGTAGTTACTGTAGTGGCTTCCGACCTTGGCAAGAAAGTGAAGTGGAATTATTACAAGCAGTTTCAGTCCAATTAGCGATCGCCATTGACCAAGCTAAACTCTATCAACAAAGTCGTACGGCTGCCATAACTGCCGAACAGAAAGCACAGCAACTAGAAGTAGCTTTAGTGGAACTCTCTTCTACCCAAGCTCAACTCATTCAAACTGAAAAAATGTCTAGTTTGGGACATTTGGTGGCGGGTGTTGCTCACGAAATCAATAATCCAGTCAATTTCATCTACGGTAATATCAGCCACGCCAGCGAATATATTAGCGATTTATTGCACTTAATAGAACTTTATCAACAGCACTATGTAGCAGTACCAGAAATTCAACAGGAAATCGAAGCGATTGATTTAGATTTTCTCAGCGAAGATTTACCTAAAATTCTGGATTCGATGAATATGGGAGCCGAACGCATTCGGCAGATTGTTCTATCTTTACGCAACTTCTCGCGCTTGGATGAAGCTGGGATGAAACCAGTTGATATCCATGAAGGCATCGATAATACTTTACTGCTGTTGCAAAATCGCCTCAAAGCTAAACTAGGATGTCCGGAAATTAAGGTGAGCAAAGAGTACGGCAATTTACCAGAGGTGAATTGTTACGCGGCACAGTTGAATCAGGTATTTATGAATCTGTTGGTAAATGCGATCGATGCCTTGGAAGAGTCATCAGTCAAGGGCGAAATGACTGAAAAACCCAAAATCCGCATTCGCACTTTGATTCAAAAAGGCGATTGCGCGGAGCGCAGCGCCGGAGGCGATCGCCTAATAATCAGCATCGCTGACAATGGCCCTGGCATGAGCGCCGAAGTAAAAAACCGCCTATTTGACCCCTTCTTCACTACAAAACCTGTGGGTAAAGGCACTGGTATTGGCTTATCAATTAGCTACCAAATTGTTGTAGAAAAACATCTTGGGAAATTGGAGTGTATTTCGGCGCCAGGAGAGGGTGCTCAGTTTGTAGTCACAATTCCCCTCAAGTAA